Proteins from a genomic interval of Candidatus Thorarchaeota archaeon:
- a CDS encoding ABC transporter permease produces the protein MSLLFLLTDELRGYYRSKTMMALWIGLPAIVLIIKAFNPEIEELPVTMLASLLVTSMGGTLSAVMLATSISAEMKQRVYDLYLIRPVKRVELMLSKYLAVLLCLLVAVAIAVTMGLLWDYSSARFSMDLVIISLRDALVLTMFMLAFSCSVGVFIGLNTDSVLVAAILSIYVGGQMSALPLLMTLFITWLDPVVVTGVISTAATALVLAISGLLFERRQL, from the coding sequence GTGAGTCTGCTGTTCCTGCTGACCGACGAGCTTCGGGGATACTACAGGTCCAAGACAATGATGGCGCTATGGATAGGCCTGCCTGCTATCGTGCTTATCATCAAGGCATTCAACCCCGAGATTGAGGAGCTGCCCGTGACCATGCTCGCGTCACTTCTCGTCACAAGCATGGGGGGTACGCTCAGCGCTGTGATGCTAGCCACGTCTATCTCCGCCGAGATGAAGCAGCGCGTGTATGACCTGTACCTAATACGCCCGGTGAAGAGAGTCGAACTCATGCTCTCGAAGTATCTTGCTGTGCTACTGTGCCTCTTGGTCGCCGTTGCGATTGCGGTGACCATGGGTCTGCTGTGGGACTATTCAAGCGCAAGATTCTCGATGGACCTTGTCATCATATCCCTGCGGGACGCTCTGGTACTGACGATGTTCATGCTTGCGTTCTCCTGCTCAGTCGGTGTATTCATCGGTCTCAATACGGACTCGGTACTGGTCGCCGCGATACTGTCCATCTATGTCGGTGGGCAGATGAGTGCTCTGCCCCTGTTGATGACTCTCTTCATCACATGGCTAGACCCGGTTGTTGTTACCGGAGTCATCAGCACTGCGGCCACTGCCCTAGTACTTGCCATCTCCGGTCTATTGTTTGAACGCAGGCAGTTGTAG
- a CDS encoding ABC transporter ATP-binding protein yields the protein MNESRDGVYSTSKELALGHSDNHDRTDKILNSMSKPVSRHILSVLAGVYPGGSPSIREARNGMACEYQCGSDAVVRFDSVSKRYGDVQALSEVSFEVNRGEVFCYIGPNGAGKTTTLKILVGLIRDFEGDVCVNGVSLRRGIADVHRMLGYVPQASAFQAWRTVRQALQSFGVLSGVPRHELAERIDEVLRTVALDDSADRKIPHLSGGMLQKLGLAQAILHRPQLLVMDEPMAGLDPASRFHFKQVIRELAAGGVTVLLSSHILSDVEDISDRIAVLNRGRIVRIATPAELQNEFRIGDIIEIQSPALSEEVIDRLSRLEVVSDVEKNGPSKCLIHLRPSSNIDEGCHSVLAALVAANCPLRVFRLAQPSLEEVYMRLVGGGDQ from the coding sequence TTGAACGAGAGTAGAGATGGAGTGTACAGTACCTCGAAGGAACTAGCACTGGGTCATTCGGATAATCACGACAGGACGGACAAGATTCTGAATTCAATGTCCAAGCCTGTGAGTCGGCACATTCTCTCTGTGTTGGCGGGCGTATACCCCGGCGGCAGTCCGAGTATCCGCGAAGCTCGAAACGGGATGGCATGCGAGTATCAGTGCGGGAGTGATGCAGTAGTTCGATTCGATTCAGTGTCAAAGAGATACGGAGACGTGCAGGCCTTGAGTGAGGTCTCGTTCGAAGTGAATCGAGGAGAGGTCTTCTGCTACATTGGGCCCAACGGGGCTGGCAAGACAACAACCCTCAAGATTCTCGTCGGTCTGATTCGCGACTTCGAAGGCGATGTGTGTGTGAATGGAGTCTCTCTTAGGAGAGGCATTGCTGATGTTCACAGGATGCTTGGCTACGTTCCTCAGGCGTCCGCATTTCAAGCCTGGCGTACGGTCAGACAGGCTCTGCAGTCCTTTGGAGTGCTTTCTGGGGTCCCGAGACACGAGCTGGCAGAACGCATTGACGAAGTGCTACGGACTGTGGCGCTTGATGACTCGGCTGATCGCAAGATACCGCATCTGTCAGGGGGTATGCTTCAGAAGCTGGGTCTTGCTCAAGCAATTCTTCACAGGCCTCAGCTGCTTGTGATGGATGAACCGATGGCCGGTCTGGATCCCGCAAGCAGATTCCACTTCAAACAGGTGATTCGCGAACTTGCCGCAGGGGGAGTCACTGTCCTGCTATCCTCACACATACTGAGCGATGTCGAGGACATATCGGACCGCATAGCTGTGTTGAACAGAGGTAGGATTGTACGCATTGCCACACCTGCCGAGCTTCAAAATGAGTTCAGGATTGGCGACATCATCGAGATTCAATCCCCCGCTCTGTCAGAAGAGGTCATCGACCGTCTGTCTAGATTGGAGGTTGTATCAGATGTTGAGAAGAACGGGCCATCCAAGTGCTTGATTCATCTTCGCCCTTCATCGAACATCGACGAGGGATGCCACTCTGTGCTGGCGGCCCTTGTCGCAGCCAACTGCCCGCTCCGTGTCTTCAGGCTTGCTCAGCCAAGTCTCGAAGAGGTATACATGAGACTAGTAGGAGGTGGTGACCAGTGA